The DNA segment CGGAGAAAAACTCCGCACGTCCGGTTTGAGCCAAGTGTGCGTGCATTGGTCCAACACCTGGGTAATCGAGTCCAGCCGAAATCGAATAAGGCTCGGTAATTTGACCATCGGGAGTTTGCATCAAAAGGGTTTTGCAACCGTGAATCACACCTACTTTTCCGAGTTTGCTCGTGGCGGCACTGTGTCCAGAATTCACTCCTTTTCCAGCTGCTTCGACGGCGATGATACCTACTTTTTCTTCGTCTAGGAAATGGTAAAAAGTTCCTGCGGCATTACTTCCTCCACCGATGCAAGCTACAACATAATCAGGGTTTTCACGTCCTTCTTTTTCCTGTAATTGCCATTTTATTTCTTCGGAAATGATGCTCTGGAAACGAGTCACCATATCAGGATAAGGATGTGGGCCAATGGCAGAGCCAATGATATAATGCGTATCAACCGGATTATTAATCCAGTCGCGGATGGCTTCGTTGGTGGCGTCTTTCAAGGTACGTGAACCCGAAAGTGCAGGTCGAACTTCGGCTCCCAACATTTTCATACGCGCCACGTTGGGTGCTTGGCGTTCGATGTCGATTTCGCCCATATAAACAATACATTCCAATCCCATCAAGGCACAAACCGTAGCTGTTGCCACTCCGTGTTGTCCTGCTCCAGTTTCGGCAATGATACGTTTTTTACCTAGTTTTTGAGCAACCAATATTTGTCCAACAGTGTTGTTGATTTTGTGTGCTCCTGTATGGTTTAAATCTTCTCTTTTGAGATAGACTTTGGTGTTGTATTTTTCTGAAAGTCTTTTGGCAAAATACAAAGGACTCGGACGACCCACATAATCTTTTAGCAGCTGGTCGAATTCTTTTTTGAAATCGGGTTGGGCTGTGATTTCAAGATATTTTTGGCGTAATTCCTCTACATTTGGATATAACATTTCGGGGATGTAAGCTCCTCCAAATTCTCCGTAATAGCCTTTTTCGTTAACGTTGTATGACATTTTTATTTATTTATGTTTTGTGACAATTCGAAAATTGTCTTTACAAGATTTATATTTTTTAATCCAGGTTCTATTTCAAATTTACTGTTTACGTCAATGGCATAAACGGGTAAATTGGTTTTCAAAATTTCATTAACAGCCTCCATTTCTTCTAATCCGATTCCTCCACTTAGGAAAAAAGGTTTGGTTGATGGATAATTTTCCAATACTTTCCAATCGAAAGTGGTACCGTTTCCGCCGGGCAATTTTCCTTTGGTATCAAAAAGAAAATAATCACACATCTTTTCGAATGGTTTTAATGCTGCGAAGTCAAAGGTATCTAAAATTGAAAATACTTTTATGACTTCTATCGCTTTTGGTGCATTTTTTTTTAAATTTTCGCAAAACGCTACCGATTCATCTCCGTGAAGTTGAACGGCTTGTAAATCGTGTTTTGTAATTTTATCCAGAATTTCCTCCAAAGAGGCGTTGACAAAAACTCCCACTTTCTTGATTGATTTCGGCAACTCGGGA comes from the Flavobacterium limnophilum genome and includes:
- a CDS encoding phosphoribosylanthranilate isomerase, which translates into the protein MKYPENMLEVGALLPDYMGFIFWEKSARYFDGIIPELPKSIKKVGVFVNASLEEILDKITKHDLQAVQLHGDESVAFCENLKKNAPKAIEVIKVFSILDTFDFAALKPFEKMCDYFLFDTKGKLPGGNGTTFDWKVLENYPSTKPFFLSGGIGLEEMEAVNEILKTNLPVYAIDVNSKFEIEPGLKNINLVKTIFELSQNINK
- the trpB gene encoding tryptophan synthase subunit beta, with translation MSYNVNEKGYYGEFGGAYIPEMLYPNVEELRQKYLEITAQPDFKKEFDQLLKDYVGRPSPLYFAKRLSEKYNTKVYLKREDLNHTGAHKINNTVGQILVAQKLGKKRIIAETGAGQHGVATATVCALMGLECIVYMGEIDIERQAPNVARMKMLGAEVRPALSGSRTLKDATNEAIRDWINNPVDTHYIIGSAIGPHPYPDMVTRFQSIISEEIKWQLQEKEGRENPDYVVACIGGGSNAAGTFYHFLDEEKVGIIAVEAAGKGVNSGHSAATSKLGKVGVIHGCKTLLMQTPDGQITEPYSISAGLDYPGVGPMHAHLAQTGRAEFFSVTDDDAMQSGLELSKLEGIIPAIESSHALSVLKERKFKPTDVVVISLSGRGDKDLSTYIDYFKL